From the genome of Lasioglossum baleicum chromosome 13, iyLasBale1, whole genome shotgun sequence, one region includes:
- the LOC143215396 gene encoding uncharacterized protein LOC143215396, translating to MTATIKSRLTNYQRTLTFCIIPRIAETLPDNQIDRTDIRIPTNLRLADPEFHRPGKIDMLLGTGPTLSCLSIGQINLSNRNNVDLILQKTQFGWIIGGDLLSASRSSRKTFTQNVQFDLGKFWEIEEGTIERVRSIEDQACENHFAATVTRDDSGRYMVALPFNEKQTQLGESRSRALNRFLALERKLERDPEFKKKYTEVIDEYRVLGHMKQVTTIQTPGFYLPHHAVFKPTSSTTKIRIVFDGSAKTNTNISLNDTLRIGPTLQDDIFSLLLRFRMHAYVITADIEKMYRQFLVRPEDRAFQRILWRDPNEDIKTYELTTVTFGLAPAPYLAIRCLHQLANDEERDFPEAAARIKQDLYVDDLLTGTDSITEARSLQRQIITLLKRGGLNIRQWASNEPKLLSGLSKDSIHPKILGDAPAMKTLGVSWDARQDVIRYSVQQATVTKEITKRNILSTIAKIYDPLGLLGPITITAKILMQRLWALKITWDESVPANIHTEWTNFANDVQLLNNFEFNRFVRTKGARQTEIHGFCDASERAYGACLYIRTTDHFGGIHTHLFCAKSRVAPLSQITLARLELCGAALLATLSQTVRSALTHNIDKSVFWTDSTIVLSWLRKQPSTLKTFVANRVAKIQRKTEIQSWRYVRSADNPADLISRGMTTAEFNNNRLWRYGPEWLAQEQAKWPSARFTICDELPEVRTVTCLVGSIIQTDEILQRYSCIQKLRRIVAYCLRFRTSRRTIGPLSIEEIQHANRQIIKLLQSVTFARDIHDLKTGHLSNTSKLQPLTPFLDEQGILRVGGRLQNSTLPFEQRHPILLPRSHHITKLIIRDSHQRNHHAGITATLYDVRLSYWPIDGKNTTRQIVRHCIRCFRIKPPTVEYIMGNLPAARVTEGRPFVNSGIDYCGPFYIKERQFRNRVRVKIYVAVFVCFATKAVHLEIVGDLTTEAFMAALKRFIARRGICKNLYSDNGTNFVGANHELMELQQTLSKDEKFNHFLNSKAISWHFMPALSPHFGGLWEAAVKSFKHHVKRVVGEELFTYEQFNTFVIEVEAILNSRPLTPLSSDPNDISALTPGHFLIGDSLTCITETDFSETPSNRLSTWQHIQKVHPGTDGVTRAVTVRTINGTYKRNVKRLAPLPITDSARPIGAAIST from the exons ATGACTGCCACGATAAaatcgagattgacaaattatcAGAGGACGTTAACATTTTGCATCATCCCACGCATAGCAGAAACATTACCCGATAATCAGATCGACAGAACAGACATTCGTATACCGACTAATCTCCGTCTAGCCGATCCCGAATTCCATCGTCCGGGAAAAATCGATATGCTACTCGGCACTGGGCCTACATTATCCTGTCTTAGTATCGGACAAATCAATTTGTCAAATCGAAACAACGTTGATCTCATACTCCAAAAAACTCAGTTCGGATGGATTATAGGAGGCGATCTCCTCTCAGCGTCGCGATCGAGCCGCAAGACATTTACCCAAAACGTACAGTTCGATTTAGGGAAGTTCTGGGAAATAGAAGAAGGAACTATCGAGCGAGTTCGGTCAATCGAGGATCAAGCCTGCGAGAATCATTTCGCGGCCACCGTAACGCGCGATGATTCCGGTCGGTATATGGTAGCGTTACCTTTCAACGAAAAGCAAACCCAACTCGGGGAGTCTCGTTCACGCGCTCTGAATCGGTTCTTAGCCCTCGAACGAAAACTGGAacgcgatccagaatttaaaaaaaaatacacagaAGTAATAGACGAATACCGCGTCCTCGGACACATGAAGCAAGTCACAACCATTCAAACGCCCGGATTTTATCTGCCGCATCATGCCGTCTTCAAACCAACGAGCTCAACCACAAAAATCCGCATAGTTTTCGACGGTTCCGCTAAGACAAATACGAACATATCCTTAAATGATACACTCCGAATCGGTCCCACTCTACAAGATGATATTTTTTCACTCTTATTAAGATTCAGAATGCACGCATACGTGATAACGGCCGATATCGAGAAAATGTATCGCCAATTTCTAGTTCGACCCGAAGACCGCGCTTTTCAAAGAATACTATGGCGAGACCCGAACGAGGACATCAAAACCTACGAATTGACAACCGTTACGTTCGGACTCGCTCCAGCACCATATCTAGCCATCCGATGTTTACATCAATTAGCAAACGACGAAGAACGCGATTTCCCGGAAGCCGCAGCACGTATCAAACAAGATTTATATGTCGACGATCTATTGACCGGTACCGATTCAATCACAGAAGCGCGATCATTACAACGTCAAATCATTACCCTGTTGAAAAGGGGAGGATTAAACATTCGGCAGTGGGCATCAAATGAACCGAAATTGCTCTCGGGCCTGAGCAAGGATTCAATTCACCCAAAAATTCTGGGAGACGCGCCCGCGATGAAAACGCTCGGTGTTTCATGGGACGCACGACAAGACGTTATACGATATTCAGTTCAACAAGCAACGGTGACCAAGGAAATCACCAAACGGAACATACTATCCACAATCGCGAAAATTTACGACCCACTCGGGTTACTCGGACCGATCACGATCACAGCAAAAATATTGATGCAACGATTGTGGGCGTTAAAAATCACGTGGGACGAATCCGTGCCAGCCAACATTCACACAGAATGGACCAACTTCGCTAACGACGTACAATTACTCAATAATTTCGAATTCAATCGCTTCGTTAGGACAAAGGGCGCAAGACAGACCGAAATACACGGTTTTTGCGACGCCAGTGAAAGGGCTTACGGCGCGTGCTTATACATCCGGACAACAGATCATTTCGGCGGCATTCATACGCATCTATTTTGCGCCAAATCACGTGTCGCACCCCTCAGTCAAATAACCCTAGCTCGTTTAGAGTTGTGCGGCGCCGCCTTGCTAGCCACGCTATCGCAAACCGTGCGGAGTGCGTTGACTCACAACATCGATAAATCAGTATTCTGGACCGATTCGACGATAGTTTTAAGTTGGTTGCGCAAGCAACCTTCTACCTTGAAGACATTCGTCGCGAATCGCGTGGCCAAAATCcaacgaaaaacagaaatacagTCGTGGCGATATGTACGTTCCGCAGACAACCCAGCTGATCTCATTTCGCGAGGAATGACCACAGCAGAATTTAACAACAATCGTCTCTGGCGGTATGGTCCCGAATGGCTTGCTCAGGAACAAGCAAAGTGGCCATCCGCAAGATTCACCATATGCGATGAGCTACCGGAAGTACGAACGGTTACATGTTTGGTCGGGTCGATaatccaaaccgacgaaatccttCAGCGATACTCGTGTATTCAAAAACTCAGGCGAATCGTCGCTTATTGTTTACGTTTCCGAACGAGTCGTCGGACTATCGGGCCATTGTCCATTGAAGAGATACAGCACGCGAACAGACAAATCATAAAATTACTTCAATCCGTCACTTTCGCTCGTGATATACATGATTTGAAAACTGGTCATCTATCTAACACGAGCAAATTACAACCGCTAACTCCATTCCTCGACGAACAGGGAATATTGCGCGTAGGAGGTCGACTGCAAAATTCCACGCTACCGTTCGAACAACGGCATCCGATACTTCTACCTCGAAGTCATCACATTACTAAACTCATAATTCGCGATTCACATCAACGGAATCATCATGCTGGAATCACTGCGACTTTATACGACGTGCGATTATCATACTGGCCAATCGACGGAAAGAACACTACGCGCCAAATAGTGCGACATTGTATTAGATGTTTCCGTATAAAACCTCCCACAGTTGAATATATCATGGGTAATTTACCTGCTGCCCGTGTCACCGAAGGACGCCCATTCGTTAATAGTGGAATTGATTATTGCGGTCCATTCTACATAAAGGAGCGGCAATTTCGAAACAGAGTTCGAGTCAAAATATATGTAGCCGTCTTCGTCTGCTTCGCGACGAAGGCCGTTCATTTAGAAATAGTCGGCGATCTCACCACAGAAGCCTTTATGGCAGCGCTTAAAAGATTTATTGCACGAAGAGGTATTTGCAAAAACCTATATTCGGACAACGGCACAAATTTTGTCGGTGCCAACCACGAGCTGATGGAACTTCAGCAAACATTGTCAAAAGACGAGAAGTTCAACCACTTCCTCAACTCCAAGGCAATATCGTGGCACTTTATGCCTGCGTTATCCCCACATTTTGGCGGGTTGTGGGAAGCAGCCGTAAAATCATTCAAGCATCACGTCAAGCGAGTCGTCGGCGAGGAATTGTTCACGTATGAACAATTCAATACGTTCGTTATCGaggtcgaagctattttaaattCGCGTCCTCTGACTCCACTCTCGTCAGACCCGAACGATATTTCCGCTTTAACACCTGGCCATTTCCTGATCGGTGATTCCTTAACGTGTATTACCGAGACTGATTTCAGCGAAACGCCGTCAAATCGCTTGTCCACCTGGCAACATATACAGAAG GTGCACCCAGGAACAGACGGCGTCACGCGTGCTGTGACCGTTCGTACCATCAACGGCACGTACAAACGAAATGTCAAGAGATTAGCACCTCTTCCCATAACTGATAGTGCACGACCAATCGGTGCCGCTATCTCAACGTAG